A stretch of the Paenibacillus dendritiformis genome encodes the following:
- a CDS encoding nicotinate phosphoribosyltransferase: protein MNASMALHTDKYQINMMYAHWKHGTHNQKTVFEAFFRKLPFHNGYAVFAGLERIIEYMEQLRFTEEDIAYLREQEEEYEEAFLQELRNFRFTGNIDAAREGTLVFANEPLIRVEGRIFETQLIETALLNFMNFQTLIATKASRIKYVAGNDILMEFGTRRAQEADAALWGARAAYLAGFHATSNMLAGRRFGIPTKGTHAHAWVQSFENEQEAFQAFAEALPNQVTLLVDTYDTLHSGIPNAIQIGKELEKRGKKLQAIRLDSGDLAYLSIEARRMLDEAGLNEVQIVASNDLDEYTISDLKLQGARIDMWGVGTQLITAADQPSLGGVYKLVSREVDGVMQPTIKISANPEKVTTPGKKDVYRIIHKKKKKAIADYICLTEEDDVERRAKIKLFDPIHPYLHKYVEHYDAEKLLHPIYRDGMLVYERPPLDEIREYHREQLQLFWPEYLRKTNPERYHVDISTKAWQLKHDMIESYVQEQEQRTRILRENGDDGANGH, encoded by the coding sequence ATGAATGCATCAATGGCATTGCATACCGACAAATATCAGATCAATATGATGTATGCGCATTGGAAGCATGGCACGCATAATCAGAAGACGGTGTTCGAAGCCTTTTTCCGGAAGCTGCCCTTCCATAACGGGTACGCCGTGTTCGCCGGCCTCGAGCGGATTATCGAGTATATGGAACAGCTCCGCTTCACGGAGGAGGATATCGCGTATTTGCGTGAACAGGAGGAGGAGTACGAGGAAGCGTTTCTGCAGGAACTGCGCAACTTCCGCTTCACCGGCAACATCGATGCGGCGCGGGAAGGAACGCTCGTGTTCGCGAATGAACCGCTGATTCGCGTGGAAGGGCGCATCTTCGAGACGCAGCTGATCGAGACGGCACTACTTAATTTTATGAATTTCCAGACCTTAATCGCGACGAAGGCATCCCGGATCAAATATGTGGCAGGCAATGACATTTTGATGGAATTCGGAACGCGACGTGCTCAGGAAGCGGATGCCGCCCTCTGGGGAGCTCGGGCCGCATATCTGGCGGGCTTCCATGCGACCTCCAACATGCTGGCGGGCCGCCGCTTCGGGATCCCCACGAAGGGAACGCACGCGCATGCCTGGGTGCAGAGCTTCGAGAACGAGCAAGAGGCGTTCCAGGCATTCGCCGAGGCGCTCCCGAACCAGGTGACCCTGCTGGTGGATACCTATGATACGCTGCACAGCGGCATTCCGAATGCGATCCAGATCGGCAAGGAATTGGAGAAGCGAGGCAAGAAGCTGCAGGCGATCCGCCTCGACAGCGGCGATTTGGCATATTTGTCGATCGAAGCCCGCCGGATGCTGGATGAGGCCGGCTTGAACGAGGTTCAGATCGTCGCTTCCAACGATTTGGACGAGTACACAATCTCGGATCTGAAGCTGCAGGGGGCCCGCATAGATATGTGGGGCGTCGGCACGCAACTGATTACCGCGGCGGATCAGCCGTCTCTCGGCGGGGTGTACAAGCTGGTATCCCGCGAGGTCGACGGGGTAATGCAGCCAACGATCAAGATTTCGGCCAATCCGGAAAAAGTGACGACGCCGGGCAAGAAGGACGTCTATCGCATCATCCATAAGAAAAAGAAAAAAGCGATCGCCGATTACATCTGCCTGACGGAAGAGGATGACGTCGAGCGCCGCGCCAAGATCAAGCTTTTCGATCCGATACATCCATATCTTCATAAATATGTGGAGCATTACGACGCCGAGAAGCTGCTGCATCCGATCTACCGGGACGGGATGCTGGTGTATGAACGGCCGCCGCTGGACGAGATACGCGAGTATCACCGTGAGCAGCTGCAGCTGTTCTGGCCGGAATATTTGCGCAAGACGAATCCGGAGCGCTACCACGTCGACATCAGCACGAAGGCATGGCAGTTGAAGCATGACATGATCGAGTCTTACGTGCAGGAGCAAGAGCAACGGACGCGTATTTTGCGGGAGAACGGGGACGACGGCGCCAACGGCCATTAA